In Ooceraea biroi isolate clonal line C1 chromosome 6, Obir_v5.4, whole genome shotgun sequence, the genomic stretch GAGAAATTGTACGACGATGGCCTGTTAATAACAACGAGTTAGTCgtttcgaattttatttaatcatatttaaacCGTTTTTCTTCTTACTAAAACGGCAAACCTTCCAACGTGAGGAAAGATTTATCTCAAAATTAGCAGAGCTATCTCATCGATTTGCAACCTTCTTTCTATTCGCGTTAACGGAGAATTATCGTACGATTTTCATGATAAGGCAGCTTGGGATACGTAACAGAGGAATAGGGGGAAGGATAACGTCGCGGCTAGAATTTCCCGTAGATTAATCATGCAAGATGTAACGTGAGCAGTTTTGAATAGCTCTCCAAGATCGCTCGTTACAATTTGATCCAACCGCGCTCTAAATTCGTAAGCTGAGCTCTCCAGGAGGGAGCTTATTTTTTATGGGGATGTGAATCATCGGTTGACTTCGCAGCGAGGCGTTTCATTTCTCGATCGAATGTCAGCGCGAATGGCTGTGCGAAAGATGGAGATGTGGTACTTAATCGTTTGGCGGCGAACGAGCATCGGACACACACGCGTCTGCGTTCACTCGCGAGCTTCAATTGAGGGAAACTAGTATAACAGTTTAATTCAAAAAGCAGCTTTCAGTTAGTCAGTCATTGggcaatgaaattatttatttaaattatttattttgacgTGACACAAAAATGTACTCCACCGCGAACACATGAGATTGGCAGAAGATCTGTTTGTATCGTACGCGAGTAACTACGTTTATACACGAGATAGTAGCAAACACAATCAAAACTCTTAGAATACATTAAAGTATCACGTTTTAGTACAGAGCGTAACGAAACGCGTGTTGTGGACGAACATACTTAAGCATTAAGCGTAAGCGGGAGCGTGGGCTGTGAATAATGCATCTTCCACGATTGAGGAAATCGCATGAAAGAACAGGAGGTCAGTCTTGCGACGACGCAATGGCGCAAGTGACATCCTTTTCCTCTTACGTCGCGCGACCAGCAACCGATCGATATTCATCCCCGTCATTCCAAGGCTCTCTGAACCCACCCAGCGCCCTTTTTGAAGCTTTTTGGTTTATCGCTTTGCGTTTTGCGGTTTTTTGAAAGCTTGAAATCGCTCTCCGCAAACAAACTGGTGTCAATCCTTCAACATAAAGCCAAGAATGGAATCGTGTTATCGCGAAACTTTTGACGTTGAAAACGTAGCGCGCAAACAAATTTTtgagataattaatataaaatgtgtaatatataatataaataatattaatataataatattaatgatattaatatgactttatatattaatttatattctctGCTTGCTCATCATTTGCTGATCATAGAATCATAAATGCAAAGCGATAAACTTTAAAGTAGCTCGATGAAAATAGCAATCAGCTTAAGTTCAAGTTGTACAAGGTGGCACAAGATGCGTAAAAGATTCTGACAAATTTACAAGTACGGGAAGGATACTGGACTTACGTTTCATGCGTTCCTTTATCACCGTTCCTGTGATGAAACATTCCGATGTCGTTAACCgatgtaaatgtatataatcaGTTTGTACGTTTCGTTATTGTTTTTTTGCGTAATTTTGATCCCCTCAGACCCCCGAGATTTTTAAGTCGCTCATTTgtgttgtaattaaatttgtttctttatttaaaaaagaaaatgaatagTCAAACAACTATAAATGCAGGCgcacatttaaacaaatttcattattgcttgaaaaGCCTTCATAGGGAATGATTATTACACTTGCAGTGAATATAACAAgtggaataataaatataattaaaggcTCTGTCTTAAAAACGTGAGGAATTGTCACTTAACATTTATAACAAtcattgcaattattaatcTTGAAAGGTCTGCGGAAGATGATTCAgaataagtttgaaaaattctaGGTGTAGCTTTGTTGATAGATTTCTTAAGAGCGTATCGAGTATGCTGAATATTCTTCGTTACGCGACTTACCGGTGAATGGAAATGAAAGGTGAACGCAGCGGATGCGCAAAGGAAAAGCAGTTCAAGATAATATTTCAGTGTAGCTTCAGAAGAAGCGTTGTACTATACATTACTATTGTTATCAAATAATCGGAGATACCTAAGATAATATAGAATCGAAAGGGAAACATTTAATGTGCGACGCGAAAGAAGTATAAGTCACAATTTACAGGGATGTCAACTGCACTAACATAAACTATCAAATGATACATTACtacctgtatatatatgtaatatataaatttccttTCTTTGCATCCAAATTTCAATCATTCATGCTGTACTTTTCATTTATCTATAATagattaaaagagaaagagagagagagagacatgtttaattaaataaactcgTTCATGAACCTATCAAGACTGTTGTATACACAAAGTCAAATACAgtttatttcatcattataCAATTTCTGACTTATACTCCGTTCCCCGAGCATGCTATATGTACACAGGATGCATCGCGCAAAGTAATCCGATCGCAGTATTAAAATGTAACGACGCTGTGTTTTTTGGAACGTATCGTAAAGTTGAGCACTAAACCTTTTTTCCCTATCGAAGATACGCGATCAGATTAATTTTCGCGGAGTACCGTACCGTAACAAGCTGCTAAATAAACATGGTGCGTTCAATGGCCGCACAAGAGCTTTGCAACAGAGCGTTATCGCCCTCCTTGGATCTTTACGAGCAATTTTTTAGAACTTTCGTCGAGCAGATGAGACTTGTtttatacgtacgtacatcCTGCATACGGAGTTTTATGGTTCACATGCAAATACACacgaaatgtaatttaaaaatattatttatcgtgaGGAGGATTATTTTTTGACAATATGATTccgataattatgtataattatgtgTGTTTTGGAAAAGCTATGATGAGcctattattatcataatagaTTGATAAAGAATGTAAATTGTACGTTGACTAGAATTATCTTTTTACATTCGTTATCATGAAGTGCAGCTCTCGTGCGGTATGTGCAACTGCTAAACACCAATTTCAGCAAAGACGAAATAGTGATTAGACATAAGTACGTGTAAGGTAACTCTTAAGTATTTATATAAGCAAGTAAGCGACAgtgtgcgagagagagaaagagagagagagagagagagaaaaaaagagaaaaagaatgaatGATTGAACAAAGGAAAGAGGGAAACATGAAGCGCTCAAGCGCAATGTAACGCGGTATGTAATATAtcatacatgcatatatattatatatatgcgaTCCTGCGCGCGCGTCGCTAACTAGAAGGGTCAGGGAATGTTCGAAAACCGGACACGAGGATTTTCCATATTGCTGGTAGTAAATTAGACTGTGACACGAGATGATGTATTCAGCGAGTATTCTGAGAAAGCGTAAACGCCGTTCTTTTGaggaatatttttaaaattttctgcaTCTCAATATTCATGAAGTCGAAATATTTTGGAAATTCTTGCGATATTCTCAGaatattttctcaatattcctataatattgtatatattgttagGATATCacaaaaattcttgaaaaattacgaaattattttcgcagAGAAGAATGTATTCTCAAAAATGCGATGCTTGCGCGTTACTGACTCAACGGATATTTtccaaaagaaataattggaATAATTGGAATAACTGGAAAAATTACCGCTCAAGAGTAACTAacttcgatttttattttatgtttgtttaaaaaaacgaataataaaagttgGTAACAATGCATACATGACTAACAAGAGAAGTGTCTGAGAATAAAAATACCGAAGTTAGATACTATATCCTCGTGTACATAATGTACTTGCTTCTTCTCGATTTATCAGGACAGGACTTGGAAGGCTATTCCCTTTTCGGATTGCATTCGTGATGTATTGGAACAATAAATTCTTATATAGCacattttctgtttttcttttacattgtTTCAACCTTTTTCAAACTAGggcaagaaataaataaactgaGATTTGAGACTGAGAAATTATGCATGCTACAGAATTTTGACAATGCGTATCAGCAAAACAAAATACACGAATACAATTTTGATCCtgactgtaaaataaaattattaatgttgacGTAAtgtattgatataattaattaattgcataataGTGTGTTAACAAATTTTTGGATTCGTTTAAAGGATCACAAAAAGGAGGACTTGGTTTATTCTGCATCAGAATAATCATCGTGAGAATCACACGTCggatatgtatacgtatatttgATTCGTGCTGCTTACGAACTACGAACATTTAGCGCAACaatgtaatatgtaacattCCCGTGATAATACAAGTGCGATGATCGTAAGCGACTAACACGCATCTATGTAAAATTATCGTGATGTGTTTTGTCTACTTCGGAACGATTATCAGCGTGCGTTTCAACGTTCACATTTGTCACTGATACACAATCCatctgttataaaataatctgaGTATCATAATCCTTTCTTGACATAGACATCATTCGGCAAAGTTGTGAAAATGTagttataataagataaacgAATATTGAGACGAATATTGagactataaattttatgtgCTGTGAAAGAAActtagtttattatattttatcttattgttagaaaaatatttctcctaATTGAGGCTGCTTTATGATaacataaatttcttaatagcAATTAAATAGTACAATAGTAAAATGAAGTTATAAAgtgttatacattaatattatacattatacttaaacaaaaataagaaatttcgtATAAAAATCTTGATCAAGAAAGGACTTACGATTAGAAGGGAAGCATTTTAATGTTATCCCacaataaattttgcaaaccAGAAATTCCAGATTTCAGAAATCTTAAATTGAGATAACCGTCAGAATCGTCATAATTCTAAGTTctaaaaatgttctttttcgaggATATGACACTAACTAATTCACAATGATTTCTTATATAACGTACTATATCTGCTGTAGCTTTTTCGGAAATGGATACAACCTGTTACATACACATGTATCTTAACCGTCCGATAAAGAAATGCCAAGTTATTGATTTTCCTTCAGTGTATTTGTTCATTCCTCATAATATTAAAACGGAATCGACAATAGAATTACTCGAAACAAGAATTTAAATTGTTCAATAAGATGATCGTGCGTGATATGGAATCGCACAGGTAATCATTTTTACACATGATTTTTAAAACTATAACACATTTACGTATTTGACGTTTGACAgccgattaattaaatgatcAATCTATAGGTAACGCTAAATCATGTTAACGCTCCTCGGTTATCTTCGTGGCATTGTTACGCCCTACCAGCTACTACGCGCACATATTTATTCGTAACGTATACATCAACACATTCatgtttaatattgtttaatatatagTATTGCAGTAAAATTCGATAGCAGTCGCTCTCCGCCGAACGCTATCAATAAAATCGCTATCGGCACGAGAAAGTCTGTTCGACAAACTCGATTCGTtcgaaatatgaaaaaacgaGTCTCTCATAAAACGAGCTCCGATTGCAAATCACATCAAtaatgtattaagaattatataatgcgACTTGTTCGTATTCATCTAAATAACTACAACTATGATTTTAAGCGGAAAACTTTAATCAATTGCAACCGAGAAATAGCCCAGCTATTCAATCAAAGACTCGACTATCAACGATTAGGTAAAAGATTATCTCTATCCAGCACCGTAATAGGGAATCGATCTACGAAACCTGGCTCCCATTTTCTCGATTTCTTCGTTTTTCATTATAGCACATTTTCAACAAAAGTAACAAACACGTATCAACTCTGGAACACGCATTCTTCACGTGACGGGAGTTAACTCCAAAACTCTTAAAACGATTTATTCGCACATTGCATCGTAAATGTGTGTAAAGTATTCGAAATGTACGGGGTTACAATGTGGCAGCAAACTTTTCGAATTTGGACGGGATGCATTTTAGCATTAAGACTCTAAGTTTAATCAATTTAGGAATGTGGGAATTGTACTCCGATcgatataattgaaaatctcGATGCAAAAACTAATTAATTCGACATCGATTATtctacaaaaagaaaataagaaacgcgtttagaaatttaatagaaGTAGAATAGAAGTAGAAATagaagattaaataattagtatcgataaaaataagataaatatatagaaaatcaaCCATATGTCTACATAGCttatttctatattgtaacacgatatattttataattagttttagatatctttcttttttaaaatgctcttattaattaattaatatttttttcaaaattacaataaaaattatattaaaattcttaagaagaatttctaatatatttgataatagATTCATCTGTGATATTTGCATCGTATTTTTCAATTCTCCGATGAACTTTGAATCAAAATTGCATCTTAATCTTTATCTTTGGAATCCTATTCTCTGGTAGCGCGAAAATCTGCGactaattttatacatatacgtgtatatataatctaatttCCAGAGTCAATACACCACATCAAAAACGACAGAAAAGTGAGTGTCTTCATTCACACTCCCTTCAGTTATGTTGTGCGATATGTATGTGTAAAGTAATTGGCACaagtatgtatattatatatatatatacgctgTTATATAAAATCCATTACAAATTGCTCTCACCTCGATTACCGATATCTTTCTGCCGCTCTTTGGTCCTTGTTAAAACTATCGCCGTTGTCATACCGGTAAAAATCACCCGCGATTGCCTTCATATCCCTCAACGAATACGAAATAGGCATGGTTCCTTAAAGATTGCATCACACAAACTACCGTCGTGATTCGTCGCTGTTTTTCCTCGCAGCATTTGACAAAAGTACGTAAAGCGAAGGACTGGCGAGGATCCttgatttttgaaatttgaaaagtCTCCGCGCTGAAAGGCCGGAAAGGATAGCTTCGCGGGGTCCTAATGACTGCCGTTGGTCTTTTTAGGTTGGCCGTTGTTTGATAGGTGCTTCCAGAGGCCCGTGATTAACGGCACATCCCTGAAGCTATCGGCCGCCGGCTATCCTGCCTGCTACGAGCACATTAGATCGACCGATCTGGACTCGCCCCAAGCATTCTGTACCTTGAAGCCGGTGCTTGGTCGGGGCACCACATGATGAGCCGGCGTGGAGGCTGAGGTGTGGTGCCTTAGAGTGGTCATGGGAATGCTGTTGTTGAGAGCCGTATTTTTCTTTTGGCCTTTCTTCATGTCTGAATCTTCTTCAAAGCATACCTGCAACAGacaaattgcaataaattttatatttctcttctcGAGTCTTTTCCGTTAATAGCTCGAATTCTTCTCTTGTATATTTAAAGTTCTCCtttgtaaaatgtgttttctttaaaatatttacagaacgcgtatgaaaaaattttttgactattttaattaaagttttaacaTTAAGTTAACATTCATCaacgatttgaaaaatttaacataCGTTCAAAAgcctttaatttttcttttggcCTATTCACAAAATAAggataacaaaatatatgtacgATATTTCCACTTCTTTGGAGtaataaatgcagataaatcCACTAATATTTCGTGTACTTCAATTAATTCGCGAATTAGCCTTCTTCTTACAAAAGCGCAATCTCTTCCGGTATCTGTTCACGCAGTGTGACTTAATGACGAACGGCGCAAAGTACTACTACACAATATAGTATCGATACAGCAACGAAGGACAGATCAAACGCCGTAGGATTACAGTATGCCACTTTGCTGATCAGACGGCTTTTAATAGGCACCACAGACGATGAGGATGTGTCAAAGAGGGACTCGCGTTTCATTACTCACCCATGAATTTCCCGTTGGCTTGGGGTCATTCGACAGATCGATCAAGAGATTCTTTTGACTGTCATTGCGTCGTTGCTGGCCATTTTGCTTGTTTTGCTCGTTAATCTTACCGTTGCTGGTCTTTGTCTCGCTAGCGTTCTTCTTCTCGTTATTGTCTGCAATCATAAATACAGATCGAATAATTGAGTGACAGTAAAAAGAGATGTAGTAGAAGACATATACACATGTCTGCCTTTCATagattgataatataaatataaatttactttatatatcaaataatgaaatatagtttttttttaataaaaaccttctttaattgtttatattataattcaaatattatgatcattctgaaattttaagcaaaaataggatgagaagaaataataaattcacaaTAGCAAGAAAACTCGAGAATCTTGTGCACTTTATACGCGCAACAGATCATTGATcaacgaaaaattattttttagaacATTACGATAGAAATGTTgtaaaaactgaaaatttggttTCATTCActgagaaatataaaaataatatttattttcagaataAAACAAAGCTTTTTCCTCCTAAAGTTTTGCGCTAAAGTTTAGATATCAGATATTCAAAAGCAAGATACTTTCATATAGAATTCATGggataaaatcttttaaaactCAATAAcagattgataaattaatttcacgctGCAACGAGAAcaaaatcgatcgatcgcgttaACATTACGGGTTTGCGTCAAATATTTAACTGTAaagaaagtagaagtttcGTACTTCGTTTGCATTCACCCGTTTGTGTCGGTGCAGAGTGTGTACTGTTCTAACATTAACGCACAATTTCCTGACTCGCTTGTTCGGGTGCCAGGGAAAGCAACCCCGCAATATCCGCACTCTCGGTGAGTTAAGTGCGGCGCCCATATAGGCGCTGCACTTCACCACCGCACCCTCTTTATACCGCGCGCTCGCCAGACGCTTAAAGCAAGCGGCAACTTTTCCCAAGTGCCGAAACGCGAGCCGGCTCGATTTCTAATTACCGCAACTTACGTATAACAATGGAGCACTTGACTTGCCCGCAAGCTTCGTATCTCCGCGTAACTCAAGACTTCCAACTTCTCCCAAATTTCTCATTATGCAACTTACGTTACCTTggaaaattctaattttactTCAATTTTGTATTATGCAACTAGCGTGCTCATATTTCGCGTAGGAACTTAACGATTTTGTGGCGAACGCTGTGCCGATATTTAACGTCTCAATTAAGAACTGCAGTTTAACAGTATTTCCTAGTCATATTAATTTCCTGCACTTTCCTTCGACTGCCTCCAATTTCTTCTTCCATTCTTGCGAAAGGATAAGAATTTTTCGGTCGTCGTGAGCTACGATCGTCGCGAGCGTACAAATGCAAAAAGCTTGCTTACCGATCCTGTCGTTCGTCAAGGCAGAACTCTTATCCTGGGTGTGATGAATCCTAGGATCGGACTGCGACAACTGCCACGCCTGATAAGCCGTGTTGAAGGCCTGCGCTACCGTCAGAGTCACCGTCTGTGCCATTTTTCTCTTCGGGCAGAGAAACGCGTGGCACTCCATCGTCTCGTTCAGATTGGTCGCGATGAACGCGAACACGTGATCGTGCGTCGCGTCGGCCGAACAATACGAGATCCTAAAGCAAACGAGTAATGGAAGACATGAATGATCGCTAGcgtaaagatttattttctcaacaaaaaaataaaaaacaagaataAGAAGAATAGGGCAGAACGTGTGGAATGAAGGACAAAAAATacagatataaatttaatcctCTTGAATAAGCTGCTCTGATGCGCATTAATATATATCGTCTTCAGCGTCCTAGACTTCTGGGCGACTCTGTATGCACATTCCGCGCGGGGGATGCAAATCCACGCCCAACGCTCGCGGCAGTAGCCTCGCTTCCGTTTATGTCGCGCGGTAGTATTCGCTACGGTATACAGCAAGTCGAAAGTTTGCCGGAGGGCATTTAGGTGGATCCTAAGGGAAGCGCGAGAATAATATGCAAAGGGGGacgtgcgcgcgagagatGCACTGCGGGCGCTTGTAAAAGGGCGGATGCAGTGATGTAACTCGCGTTTTAGGAAGGCTCATCGCTCGCGTTGAAACTAGACCGCTCTTTCATCTCTTGTTTTGGATAACGAGCTCAGGGGGTTCGGAGtgcacaataataatatatacagggtgtcccgggttttaatcgacaaactgcgggagcatattctactagtggaaataagaaaaaattcttatatcgagtttgcttagaaatgctttattacaaagttataaaccaatattgaaaagaaatatcagataagtaacaacggattttttcacaaaagtaaaaattatgtacgcaatgatttagtgacgcatttcaaaatgtccttgcacatcgatacaagctagacatcaacgtagtacagaatttgttacagtacgacattcctgaaaattttgttgcatctcaataactgaattagtaattcgttgctttaaatcttcaagcgagattacttctgtactgtaaactttattttttaaagttccccataaataaaaatcaagaggcgttaaatcgggcgatcttggaggccagaaaaccggtcctcctcgaccaatccacctatgagcataatgttcatctaaccagtttctaacttgtctagcatagtgcgatggacaaccgtctaactgtatccagctgttttggcgaagatttaagattctttccgagcgtcgtcggtgtcttagagctgaacgaacatcatcatattcattcataggtcgaaatgaacccaaattacgtaattgcaaatgggtattactaaacacagaactatctggtactctcctgttaggaaatctacgttgatactctcgtacggcagctcgtgcatttccgtcacagaatccgtacacgaaatgaatatcagtgtattcctcatttgaaaacacttttggcattctgatagtaattgctagttgacacgacgattgaaatctaacagctactgttgtgaaagtaacaatcatactgaatcgtttcaacatagtgaacatgaatacatgtaaatacacgtaacataaacatcttcgaccttccaaattctacactatgttccgttgttacttatcatatttcttttcaatattggtttataactttgtaataaagcatttctaagcaaactcgatataagaattttttcttatttccactagtagaatatgctcccgcagtttgtcggttaaaacccgggacaccctgtatatattataataaaatgataacatATACGCGACGTAATAACTGTATAAAATTTAGATGAAGCGGACACAAAGAGAATAATATGCGTAGTGATATGTAAAGCAGCGataataatacgaaataatGTAGAAAAGTAAACGCATCAGCCGagtcatgcaaaaataaatcgaatcgcgattttataatagaatagATTCGAGATTCCGTTTACAGGAACATCGATTCtatttacttctttctttcatttcttcccctgatttttcc encodes the following:
- the LOC105285155 gene encoding low density lipoprotein receptor adapter protein 1 isoform X2 — translated: MPFFKKLRRFSRHKKLCEEWALANSRECVEGGGSAGTTHGEESEDASEARFTLKYLGSTLVETPSSEEATAEAIKTVITMAKASGKKLQRVSLAISLRGIRMTDLATEEDQLQVSIYRISYCSADATHDHVFAFIATNLNETMECHAFLCPKRKMAQTVTLTVAQAFNTAYQAWQLSQSDPRIHHTQDKSSALTNDRIDNNEKKNASETKTSNGKINEQNKQNGQQRRNDSQKNLLIDLSNDPKPTGNSWVCFEEDSDMKKGQKKNTALNNSIPMTTLRHHTSASTPAHHVVPRPSTGFKVQNAWGESRSVDLMCS
- the LOC105285155 gene encoding low density lipoprotein receptor adapter protein 1 isoform X1; this translates as MSFFRGLWKSSSKHKKLCEEWALANSRECVEGGGSAGTTHGEESEDASEARFTLKYLGSTLVETPSSEEATAEAIKTVITMAKASGKKLQRVSLAISLRGIRMTDLATEEDQLQVSIYRISYCSADATHDHVFAFIATNLNETMECHAFLCPKRKMAQTVTLTVAQAFNTAYQAWQLSQSDPRIHHTQDKSSALTNDRIDNNEKKNASETKTSNGKINEQNKQNGQQRRNDSQKNLLIDLSNDPKPTGNSWVCFEEDSDMKKGQKKNTALNNSIPMTTLRHHTSASTPAHHVVPRPSTGFKVQNAWGESRSVDLMCS